ACGAGCAACGTGAGGTCCGTTGGCCCCCCGGTTCAGATTGGAGATGCCCTATGTCCGCGATGCTTGACCCGCTGACCGCCCTCAGCCCGCTGGACGGCCGCTACGCAGCCAAGACGGCCGCGCTGAGGCCGATTTTCTCGGAGTTCGGCCTGATCGCCCGCCGCGTGCGCGTCGAGATCGCCTGGCTTCAGGCCCTGTGCGCCGAGCCGGGGATTCCAGAAGCCCGCGCGCTGACGCCGGCCGAGACCGCCAGCCTGAACGCCATCGCCGATGCGTTCTCGATGAGCGATGCCGCGCGTGTCAAGGCCATCGAGTCGACAACCAACCACGATGTCAAGGCGATCGAGTATTTCATCAAGGAGAAGCTCGCCGCGTCTTCGCTGTCCGACCGTTCCGAGTTTGTCCACTTTGCCTGCACATCGGAGGACATCAACAACGTCGCCCACGCCCTGATGCTGCGTGACGGCCTCGCCGTGCTGCGCGCCGTCCAGGATGCCGTCATCGCGGCGCTGGCCGATCTCGCCGCCTCCGCGCGCGGCACCGCTATGTTGGCGCGCACCCACGGCCAGCCCGCCTCGCCGACCACGCTCGGCAAGGAACTGGCGGTCTTCGTGATGCGCCTCCGCCGACAGTCCACCCAGCTCGCTGCGCTGGCCTTTCCGGCCAAGATGAACGGCGCGGTCGGCAATTACAATGCGCATTGCGCCGCCTACCCCTGCGTCGACTGGCCCGCCCTTGCCGCGCGGGTCCTTGAAGGGACGTTCGGCCTGCAGCAGAATCCGCTGACCACCCAGATCGAGCCGCATGACGGTCTGGCCGAGGCCTTTGACGCCCTGGCCCGGTGGAACACCGTGCTTCTCAATCTGGATCGCGACGTCTGGTCCTACATTTCGATGGGCTATCTCGGGCAAAAAACCGTCG
This window of the Lentisphaerota bacterium genome carries:
- the purB gene encoding adenylosuccinate lyase — translated: MSAMLDPLTALSPLDGRYAAKTAALRPIFSEFGLIARRVRVEIAWLQALCAEPGIPEARALTPAETASLNAIADAFSMSDAARVKAIESTTNHDVKAIEYFIKEKLAASSLSDRSEFVHFACTSEDINNVAHALMLRDGLAVLRAVQDAVIAALADLAASARGTAMLARTHGQPASPTTLGKELAVFVMRLRRQSTQLAALAFPAKMNGAVGNYNAHCAAYPCVDWPALAARVLEGTFGLQQNPLTTQIEPHDGLAEAFDALARWNTVLLNLDRDVWSYISMGYLGQKTVAGEVGSSTMPHKVNPIDFENSEGNLGIANALLEHMARKLPISRLQRDLTDSTVIRNMGVAFGYCLTAYQATLKGLGKVRLNPVRMAEDLDAAWEVMAEPIQTVMRKHGLSNPYERLKELTRGRAIDAAGVEAFIRTLEIPEAEKQRLLALTPATYTGIAPQLADHVRL